TCGGCGTCGATCTGGTCGGGCAGCTCGGCCACGTCGGAGAGGATGATGACCCGGTTGTCCTTGACCTCGACGAACCCCTCGTGCACGGCCGCCTTGAGGACGTCGCCGCCCTCCTGGTGGACCCGCACGACGGCGATGCCGAGGGCGCCCAGGAACGGGGCGTGGCCGGTCATGAAGGCGATCTCGCCCCCCGCCGTGCGGCACACGACCATCGACGCCTCGCCCGAGAACAGGATCCGCTCGGGCGACACCAGCTCCACCTGGAGTGCCATGGCTACGAGGAGATCTCCTTGGCCTTGGCCCGGGCCGAGTCGGCGTCGCCCACGTTGAGGAAGGCCTGCTCGGGCAGGTCGTCCAGCTCGCCGTCGACCAGGGCGGCGAAGCTCTCCACCGTGTCGGCCACCGGCACGTAGACGCCCTCGAGGCCGGTGAACACCTGCCCCACGAAGAACGGCTGGGACAGGAAGCGCTGGATGCGCCGGGCCCGGGAGACGATGATCTTGTCCTCCTCGGCTAGCTCGTCGAGGCCGAGGATGGCGATGATGTCCTGGAGCTCCTTGTAGCGCTGGAGCGTCTTCTTCACCCGCTGGGCCACGTCGTAGTGGCGCTGGCCCACGACCTCGGGGGTGAGGATGGTGGAGCTGGACGACAGCGGGTCCACCGCCGGGTAGATGCCCTGGGCGGCGATGTCGCGGCTCAGCTCGGTGGTGGCGTCGAGATGGGTGAAGGTGGTGAACGGCGCCGGGTCGGTGTAGTCGTCGGCCGGCACGTACACGGCCTGGAGCGACGTGATCGACCGGCCCCGGGTGGAGGTGATGCGCTCCTGGAGCTCGCCCATCTCGTCGGCCAGCGTGGGCTGGTAACCCACGGCCGAGGGCATGCGCCCGAGCAGCGTCGACACCTCGGAACCGGCCTGGGTGAACCGGAAGATGTTGTCGATGAACAG
The window above is part of the Acidimicrobiales bacterium genome. Proteins encoded here:
- the atpC gene encoding ATP synthase F1 subunit epsilon, which encodes MALQVELVSPERILFSGEASMVVCRTAGGEIAFMTGHAPFLGALGIAVVRVHQEGGDVLKAAVHEGFVEVKDNRVIILSDVAELPDQIDAERARRARDEADRAVKEASDDERAEAERRLRRAEVRLELAESR